A genomic stretch from uncultured Pseudodesulfovibrio sp. includes:
- the nhaB gene encoding sodium/proton antiporter NhaB has translation MAQPLARTFVNMFLGNAPVWYKLTIIACLVCNPIIMITAGPFVAGWLLIAEFIFTLTMALKCYPLPVGGLLALEAVAMGLTSPEVVYHEAHKNFEVILLLIFMVAGIHFMKDFLQFTFTRILVKVRSKKVIALLFCLAGAFLSAFLDALTVTAVIIAVAYGFYNVYHRFASGKGGADSHNLISDDLVKQKDREELLEFRAFLRNLMMHGAVGTALGGVCTLVGEPQNLLIAHEMGWHFIPFIMKVLPVSMPVLVVGLLTCLAVEQFRLFGYGAELPGNIRSFLLETAIRMEAEQGDKGKVKLVIQALIGIWLILALALHLAAVGLVGLSVIVLLTSMTGVVEESQLGHAFEEALPFTALLVVFFAIVGVIHSQHLFAPILGYVLALKGQSQLVAYYAANGLLSAISDNVFVATVYISETKLHFINLLNAIPGIGMSGQALMDKLTDSSLVRSDVIATLPAAAASQVRDIMVHFDKLAVAINTGTNIPSVATPNGQAAFLFLLTSALAPVIRLSYGRMVILALPYTITMSLTGLAAVYYLL, from the coding sequence ATGGCCCAGCCTCTAGCACGGACTTTTGTTAACATGTTTCTTGGCAATGCCCCGGTGTGGTATAAACTCACCATCATTGCCTGCCTTGTCTGCAATCCGATCATCATGATCACTGCCGGGCCGTTTGTTGCCGGGTGGCTGCTTATTGCAGAATTCATATTCACCCTGACCATGGCCTTGAAGTGCTATCCGCTTCCTGTTGGAGGCCTTTTAGCTCTCGAAGCCGTTGCTATGGGGCTGACTTCCCCGGAAGTTGTGTACCATGAAGCACACAAGAACTTCGAAGTCATCCTGTTGTTGATCTTCATGGTCGCGGGTATTCATTTCATGAAGGACTTTTTGCAGTTCACGTTCACTCGAATTCTCGTGAAGGTGCGTTCCAAAAAAGTCATCGCTTTACTGTTTTGTCTGGCTGGAGCCTTTTTGTCAGCCTTTCTCGATGCATTGACCGTCACCGCCGTTATCATTGCCGTGGCATACGGTTTTTACAACGTTTACCATCGCTTCGCTTCCGGCAAGGGCGGTGCGGATTCGCATAATCTGATATCCGATGATCTGGTCAAGCAGAAGGACCGCGAGGAACTGCTGGAGTTCCGTGCCTTTTTGCGGAACTTGATGATGCATGGTGCTGTCGGTACTGCTCTTGGTGGCGTTTGCACGCTGGTAGGAGAGCCGCAGAACCTCTTGATTGCCCATGAGATGGGATGGCATTTTATCCCGTTCATTATGAAGGTGCTGCCGGTGTCCATGCCGGTTCTGGTGGTTGGCCTGCTGACCTGTCTTGCCGTGGAGCAGTTCCGCCTGTTCGGTTACGGAGCTGAGCTTCCCGGCAACATCCGTTCCTTCCTGTTGGAAACTGCCATTCGTATGGAAGCAGAGCAGGGAGATAAGGGTAAGGTCAAACTGGTCATTCAAGCCTTGATCGGAATTTGGCTTATTCTGGCACTCGCCCTTCACCTTGCAGCCGTCGGTTTGGTCGGTCTGTCGGTGATTGTCCTTTTAACATCCATGACCGGTGTGGTGGAAGAGAGCCAGCTTGGGCATGCATTTGAAGAGGCATTGCCTTTTACCGCTCTGTTGGTAGTGTTTTTCGCCATTGTCGGTGTTATTCATTCACAGCATCTGTTTGCGCCCATTCTTGGTTACGTACTTGCCCTGAAAGGGCAGAGCCAATTGGTTGCTTACTACGCGGCAAACGGCCTGCTTTCAGCCATTTCGGACAACGTGTTCGTCGCGACGGTGTATATCTCCGAGACCAAATTGCACTTCATCAACCTGCTGAATGCCATTCCCGGTATCGGGATGAGTGGTCAGGCCTTGATGGACAAACTGACGGATTCGAGTCTGGTTCGTTCCGATGTGATCGCAACGTTGCCTGCTGCCGCAGCGTCTCAGGTGCGAGATATTATGGTGCACTTTGACAAGCTGGCGGTTGCCATCAATACCGGCACGAATATTCCGTCCGTGGCGACGCCGAACGGTCAGGCTGCATTCCTGTTCCTGCTCACAAGCGCACTTGCGCCGGTTATCCGTCTGTCGTACGGGCGTATGGTTATCCTTGCACTGCCGTACACCATTACGATGTCACTGACAGGTCTGGCGGCTGTGTACTACCTGCTGTAA